A genomic stretch from Actinomadura rubteroloni includes:
- a CDS encoding AAA family ATPase has translation MVAIDNHPDLALGKIPQTENMSALPVVGIFGPNASGKSNTVDALAYMRWCVVTSHQKWLPDKPISRRPFLLDGEVSERPSEYEADFIVSGVRYNYGFVCSDEEIIEEWLFSYPERRRRTLYVRKSGSPISFGSTLVGPKKLVEKSVRRNSLFLSAAAANNFEALQPVYRWFDRIRYASSSNEKQRLDFTLHYMERHDRGAVIDLLSFADLGVVDMSVSKPEVTPEMIDRFKAMLDMLGVDEGEVDPENYLTPDIEVKHKTSDGIKGLPFGHESTGTRTWLSLTGPILQSLKQGRILVVDELDARLHSTLSAELVRLFQDPITNKNGAQLIFNSHDTTLLGKNAPCRLRRDQVWFAEKDDDGATHLFPLTDYRVREGIDNVQRGYLRGRYGAVPFFDDTLLISAFAEREETDGTRH, from the coding sequence ATGGTGGCGATCGACAACCATCCTGATCTCGCTCTAGGAAAAATTCCCCAGACGGAAAATATGTCCGCATTGCCGGTAGTGGGCATATTTGGACCTAACGCATCGGGGAAATCGAACACTGTCGACGCCCTCGCGTATATGCGTTGGTGTGTTGTGACCTCCCATCAGAAATGGCTGCCAGATAAGCCGATTTCTCGCCGACCTTTTTTGTTGGATGGCGAAGTGTCCGAAAGGCCAAGTGAATACGAAGCCGATTTCATCGTTTCTGGAGTGAGGTATAACTATGGGTTCGTATGCTCGGATGAGGAAATTATTGAAGAATGGCTGTTTTCTTATCCAGAACGTAGGCGGCGGACGTTGTATGTCCGAAAATCTGGATCTCCAATATCTTTTGGATCCACTCTTGTTGGGCCCAAAAAGCTAGTCGAAAAAAGTGTCCGGCGCAATAGCCTTTTCCTTTCCGCTGCGGCGGCCAATAACTTCGAGGCCCTGCAGCCGGTCTACCGCTGGTTTGATCGCATTCGATATGCGTCTTCTAGCAACGAAAAGCAACGGCTCGATTTTACGCTGCATTATATGGAAAGGCATGACCGTGGTGCCGTTATCGATCTGCTTTCATTTGCGGACCTCGGTGTTGTTGATATGAGTGTCTCTAAACCTGAGGTCACGCCGGAAATGATTGATCGGTTCAAGGCAATGCTTGATATGCTGGGCGTTGACGAGGGTGAAGTTGATCCTGAAAATTACCTCACGCCCGATATCGAAGTTAAGCATAAAACAAGTGATGGCATAAAAGGCCTGCCATTTGGTCATGAATCGACCGGAACTCGTACGTGGCTTTCTTTGACGGGACCGATTTTGCAGTCTCTTAAGCAGGGACGGATCCTCGTTGTCGATGAGCTAGATGCTCGGTTGCACTCAACGTTGAGTGCAGAGCTGGTTCGTCTTTTTCAAGATCCGATCACAAACAAAAATGGAGCGCAGCTTATTTTCAATAGTCATGACACAACTTTGCTCGGAAAAAACGCGCCATGTCGACTCCGTCGAGACCAAGTCTGGTTTGCAGAAAAGGACGATGATGGAGCCACACATCTATTTCCGTTGACGGATTATCGAGTTCGCGAAGGTATCGATAATGTGCAACGAGGGTATCTCCGGGGGAGATACGGTGCTGTTCCATTTTTTGATGATACTCTTTTGATTTCTGCATTTGCTGAACGCGAGGAGACCGATGGCACGAGGCACTAG
- a CDS encoding RloB family protein — protein MARGTRPLYRSSQKKPPKRKIYIYHEGEQSEKGYFRGLCSSVRSPNIKILVSPARGNPLSMVEYAIDSTYRVSGGDIQEQDEIWCVFDIEAPIPQPKIAEAVDLAMRKGVRLVISNPCFEIWLLLHFSEHNAYLTTNSAYRKLRLHLPNYDKHVDYVTFSSNYVIAKDRAKILDRRHQDTGDIVKKNPWSNVWELVDHLMELSIKNDI, from the coding sequence ATGGCACGAGGCACTAGGCCGCTCTATCGAAGCTCCCAAAAGAAGCCGCCCAAACGGAAGATCTACATCTATCATGAAGGGGAACAAAGCGAAAAAGGCTATTTCCGTGGACTCTGTTCTAGTGTTCGTTCGCCTAATATTAAGATATTAGTTTCTCCTGCGCGGGGCAATCCGCTATCGATGGTTGAATATGCCATTGATAGCACGTATAGGGTGTCCGGAGGTGACATCCAAGAGCAGGATGAAATATGGTGTGTTTTTGATATCGAGGCCCCTATTCCGCAGCCTAAGATCGCAGAGGCGGTAGACCTGGCAATGCGCAAAGGGGTGCGCCTAGTTATCTCAAACCCGTGCTTTGAGATATGGCTACTTCTCCATTTCTCGGAGCACAATGCATACCTCACCACTAACTCGGCATATCGCAAGCTTAGGCTTCATTTGCCTAATTATGACAAGCACGTGGATTATGTTACTTTTTCTAGTAACTATGTTATAGCCAAGGATCGCGCTAAGATTCTGGATCGGCGCCATCAAGATACCGGTGACATTGTGAAGAAAAACCCTTGGTCCAATGTCTGGGAGCTGGTTGATCATTTGATGGAGCTATCGATAAAGAATGATATTTAA
- a CDS encoding flavoprotein: MTTTDHPRTLYIVVCAAGVATYVGKLVALAQNRNWNVQLIATPAALDLIDVPALEVQTGHPIRTHYRKPSEPRTPRADAIIVAPATYNTINKWAAGISDTYALGILAEAPNLNIPVAVLPFVNTAMYARTPFQRSVEALTKEGVHILIGEDAFQPHPPGTGSSRFDTYPWQRPLEEIESTSEAN; the protein is encoded by the coding sequence ATGACCACCACCGACCACCCTCGCACCCTCTACATCGTCGTATGTGCAGCAGGCGTCGCAACATACGTAGGAAAACTTGTAGCACTAGCCCAAAACCGCAACTGGAACGTACAGCTAATAGCAACACCCGCAGCCCTGGACCTCATCGATGTCCCAGCCCTAGAAGTCCAAACCGGCCACCCCATCCGAACCCACTACCGCAAGCCATCCGAACCCCGCACACCACGAGCCGACGCGATCATCGTAGCCCCGGCAACCTACAACACCATCAACAAGTGGGCAGCAGGCATCAGCGACACCTACGCCCTAGGCATCCTCGCCGAAGCCCCCAACCTCAACATCCCAGTCGCCGTGCTCCCCTTCGTCAACACAGCAATGTACGCCCGCACGCCCTTCCAACGCAGCGTCGAAGCACTAACCAAAGAGGGCGTCCACATCCTCATAGGGGAAGATGCCTTTCAACCACACCCACCCGGAACTGGCAGCTCCCGCTTCGATACCTACCCCTGGCAGCGTCCACTAGAAGAGATAGAAAGTACATCAGAAGCAAACTGA
- a CDS encoding helix-turn-helix domain-containing protein, whose amino-acid sequence MAGRAFSQIVIPPTLWDHPQMIGALQSRDIRTVFHLLRQYAGASQTQIAIACGMAQGRVSETMKTGGRQITALEVFERIADGLDMPDHARMTLGLAPRSFTAPSPDATSITPGNELVSLVPPAPWGSLDADPDDAEGDPLRRRTFTKLAGAGVFTAILSDLPGDSAPLEGVEAFATALAGYDVQPPDRDPNVLSPAHLSNAVAAAKRNYQDCQYTAVTNSLPHLLADLRTATRTHDGDDRLTLEALSAEAHHVAASILLKLGHEGLAWMAADRSMQAARNSQDLTTLGSSARIVTHALMNDGHYGAATKTASSYAEHIDRQAEDPTPDLLSVYGALLLRGAVAAGQRGDRDTAATLLDEAQNAGRQLGGDFNHRWTAFGPTNVQLHRVNIALQLGDAGTALHHARTINLDRIALRERKATLLMDTARALTQWGKHEKAYDMLRTAHQLAPEEAARPSAHHMMRTLSATAPPGIKRQLHEFTAEIGIRL is encoded by the coding sequence ATGGCGGGACGTGCATTCAGCCAGATCGTCATTCCACCGACGCTGTGGGATCACCCGCAGATGATCGGCGCTCTCCAATCGCGCGACATTCGCACGGTTTTCCACCTTTTGCGCCAGTACGCGGGCGCAAGCCAGACCCAGATCGCCATCGCGTGCGGCATGGCGCAAGGCAGAGTCAGCGAGACGATGAAAACGGGCGGACGCCAGATCACCGCGCTGGAGGTCTTCGAGCGGATCGCGGACGGCCTGGACATGCCCGACCACGCCCGCATGACGCTCGGCCTGGCGCCCCGCTCGTTCACCGCGCCGTCCCCCGACGCCACATCCATCACACCAGGCAATGAACTCGTGAGCTTGGTACCGCCCGCGCCCTGGGGTTCCCTGGACGCAGATCCAGACGACGCGGAAGGAGACCCGTTGCGCAGGAGGACGTTCACGAAGCTCGCCGGAGCAGGCGTGTTCACCGCCATCCTGTCCGACCTGCCTGGGGACAGCGCACCACTCGAAGGCGTCGAGGCATTCGCGACCGCGCTGGCCGGATATGACGTCCAGCCACCGGACCGCGACCCCAACGTCCTTAGCCCGGCCCACCTGAGCAACGCTGTCGCGGCAGCGAAACGCAACTACCAGGACTGCCAGTACACGGCAGTCACCAACTCACTACCGCACCTTCTGGCCGACCTCCGCACGGCAACCAGGACACATGACGGCGACGATCGCCTCACACTAGAAGCACTGTCCGCCGAAGCCCACCACGTCGCCGCGAGCATCCTGCTGAAGCTCGGCCACGAAGGACTCGCCTGGATGGCCGCCGACCGCAGCATGCAGGCGGCCCGCAACAGCCAGGACCTGACGACCCTCGGTTCAAGCGCCCGCATTGTCACCCACGCCCTGATGAACGACGGCCATTACGGCGCAGCGACCAAAACCGCCAGCTCGTACGCCGAACACATCGACCGCCAAGCCGAAGATCCCACACCAGACCTCCTATCGGTCTACGGCGCTCTCCTCCTGCGCGGCGCCGTAGCGGCAGGCCAGCGCGGCGACCGCGACACCGCCGCGACCCTGCTCGACGAAGCCCAGAACGCCGGCCGACAACTAGGCGGAGACTTCAACCACCGCTGGACGGCGTTCGGCCCAACGAACGTCCAACTCCACCGGGTGAACATAGCCCTGCAACTAGGCGACGCCGGAACAGCTCTCCACCACGCACGAACCATCAACCTCGACCGCATCGCACTCCGCGAGCGCAAGGCAACCCTTCTCATGGACACGGCCCGCGCACTCACCCAGTGGGGCAAGCACGAGAAGGCCTACGACATGCTCCGCACCGCACACCAACTCGCCCCCGAAGAAGCAGCACGCCCGTCCGCCCACCACATGATGCGAACCCTCTCCGCAACCGCACCCCCAGGCATCAAACGCCAACTCCACGAGTTCACCGCCGAAATCGGAATCCGCCTATGA
- a CDS encoding phosphotransferase: MAVDGEVPLSGGDVTEGVVRVGDTVRRPVGAHTAAVHGLLRFLERAGFDGVPRVLGVDGRGREVLGWVDGDVPHRPLPAYAVDERAVRGVAGLLRRYHDAVAAYRPPDDAVWDDLDVSNADGPAELVGHCDVTPENVVFRDGVPVALIDFDLARPTTRLYDVVTAARHWAPLADPADRDTVLYDADAGWRLRLFCDAYGLGRDDRRNVLPLARARFERSYAAMRRRAERLGGGWARMWDGGAGERIRRAQDWLDLHWEDLDAHLA; encoded by the coding sequence GTGGCGGTGGACGGTGAGGTGCCGCTTTCCGGGGGTGACGTCACGGAAGGCGTGGTGCGGGTCGGGGACACGGTGCGGCGGCCTGTGGGGGCGCATACGGCGGCGGTTCATGGGCTGCTGAGGTTTCTGGAGCGTGCCGGGTTCGATGGGGTGCCTCGGGTGCTCGGTGTCGATGGACGCGGGCGTGAGGTGCTCGGGTGGGTGGACGGTGATGTTCCGCATCGGCCGTTGCCTGCTTATGCGGTGGACGAGCGGGCGGTTCGGGGGGTTGCCGGGTTGCTGCGGCGGTATCACGATGCCGTTGCCGCGTATCGGCCGCCGGATGATGCCGTCTGGGACGATCTCGATGTGTCCAACGCCGATGGGCCGGCTGAGCTCGTCGGGCACTGTGATGTGACCCCGGAGAACGTTGTGTTCCGGGACGGGGTGCCGGTGGCGCTGATCGATTTCGATCTCGCTCGGCCCACCACGCGGCTCTATGACGTCGTCACGGCCGCGCGGCACTGGGCGCCGCTCGCCGATCCCGCTGATCGGGACACCGTTCTCTACGACGCGGACGCCGGGTGGCGGCTTCGGCTGTTCTGCGATGCCTACGGGCTCGGGCGGGACGACCGCAGAAACGTGTTGCCGCTGGCCAGGGCGCGGTTCGAGCGGTCGTACGCGGCGATGCGGCGGCGTGCGGAGCGGCTCGGCGGCGGGTGGGCGCGCATGTGGGACGGCGGTGCCGGGGAGCGCATCCGGCGTGCTCAGGACTGGCTCGACCTCCACTGGGAGGACCTTGATGCGCATCTCGCCTAG
- a CDS encoding cobalamin biosynthesis protein: protein MRISPRAAGLLMGVALDAAFGDPRKGHPVAAFGRAAKALERRLYAKKRANGVVYTATLVGAAAAIGYAAERSARNGTVKAGVTAVATWAVLGGTSLAREGRVMAAHLERDDIEAARNRLGHLCARDPSHLDEAGIARATVESIAENTSDAAIAPLVWGAVAGVPGLLAYRAANTLDAMVGYRSERYERFGWASARLDDVLNWVPAGITAAITVACAPRAWRVLRRDGGKHPSPNAGRCEAAFAGALNVRLGGANVYHGRREQRPELGDGRPPETSDIRRATKLSATVTVIAAVAAAVAANGSSR from the coding sequence ATGCGCATCTCGCCTAGGGCTGCCGGGTTGCTGATGGGCGTCGCGCTCGACGCGGCGTTCGGGGATCCACGCAAAGGGCACCCTGTCGCTGCCTTCGGACGTGCCGCGAAAGCCTTGGAGCGCAGGCTTTACGCGAAGAAGAGGGCCAACGGCGTCGTCTACACGGCGACGCTCGTCGGAGCAGCCGCAGCGATCGGGTACGCCGCCGAGCGCAGTGCGCGCAATGGAACCGTGAAGGCCGGTGTCACCGCGGTGGCGACCTGGGCCGTCCTCGGCGGCACGTCGCTCGCCCGCGAAGGGCGCGTCATGGCCGCCCACCTGGAGCGCGACGACATCGAAGCGGCCCGGAACAGGCTCGGCCATCTTTGCGCGCGCGATCCGAGCCATCTGGACGAAGCGGGAATCGCGCGGGCGACCGTCGAGTCCATCGCCGAGAACACGTCCGACGCGGCCATCGCCCCGCTCGTGTGGGGCGCGGTCGCGGGCGTCCCGGGGCTGCTCGCCTACCGCGCCGCCAACACGCTCGACGCGATGGTCGGCTACCGCAGCGAGCGGTACGAACGGTTCGGCTGGGCGTCCGCGCGGCTGGACGACGTCCTGAACTGGGTCCCCGCAGGGATCACCGCAGCGATCACCGTCGCGTGCGCACCGCGCGCCTGGCGCGTCCTCCGCAGGGACGGCGGCAAGCACCCGAGCCCCAACGCAGGACGATGCGAAGCCGCGTTCGCGGGCGCACTCAACGTCAGGCTCGGCGGCGCGAACGTCTACCACGGACGAAGAGAGCAGCGGCCCGAGCTGGGCGACGGCAGGCCGCCGGAGACGAGCGACATCCGCCGCGCGACGAAGCTGTCGGCGACGGTCACGGTCATCGCGGCGGTGGCCGCGGCGGTGGCGGCGAACGGGAGCAGCAGATGA
- a CDS encoding cobyric acid synthase, producing MSGAILVAGTTSDAGKSVVTAGICRWLARQGVSVAPFKAQNMSLNSMVTADGAEIGRAQYMQAQAAGTEPRAIMNPVLLKPGSDRRSQVVVKGRPVAEVDALQYGAFKDELRTIVNDSLAELRAQHDVVVCEGAGSPAEINLRAGDLVNMGLARAADIPVIVVGDIDRGGVFASLYGTVALLEPQDQALIAGFVINKFRGARELLEPGLDQLKALTGRTTLGVLPWQLGLYLDSEDTLALDAPRPDARAPHGNETLRVAVVRFPRISNFTDLDALLCEPGVVVRYAASPGDLADADLVVLPGSRATVQDLAWLRARGMADEIEKRAARNRPVLGICGGYQMLARTIRDDVESKQGEVGGLGLLPADVTFHRHKTLARPTGEAYGHDVEAYEIHHGIVGHQGEPFLDGCRSGAVWGTTWHGALENDAFRRAFLADVAKTANRDFVPAPDVSFRELREETLDKLGDLIADHLDTTALRRLIEDGAPRGLPIVPPGGPVTERA from the coding sequence ATGAGCGGAGCCATCCTCGTCGCCGGGACGACCTCGGACGCGGGCAAGAGCGTCGTCACGGCGGGAATCTGCCGCTGGCTGGCCCGCCAGGGCGTCAGCGTCGCCCCGTTCAAGGCGCAGAACATGTCGCTGAACTCGATGGTCACGGCGGACGGCGCCGAGATCGGACGCGCCCAGTACATGCAGGCCCAGGCCGCCGGCACGGAGCCACGAGCGATCATGAACCCGGTCCTGCTCAAGCCCGGCAGCGACCGCCGCAGCCAGGTCGTCGTGAAGGGCCGTCCGGTCGCGGAGGTGGACGCGCTCCAGTACGGCGCGTTCAAAGACGAGCTGCGGACGATCGTCAACGACAGCCTGGCCGAACTCCGCGCGCAACACGACGTCGTCGTCTGCGAAGGCGCAGGCAGCCCCGCCGAGATCAACCTGAGGGCGGGCGACCTGGTGAACATGGGCCTGGCCCGCGCGGCGGACATCCCGGTCATCGTGGTCGGCGACATCGACCGGGGCGGCGTGTTCGCGTCCCTCTACGGGACGGTCGCGCTCCTGGAACCGCAGGACCAGGCGCTCATCGCGGGCTTCGTCATCAACAAGTTCCGCGGCGCGCGCGAACTCCTCGAACCGGGCCTGGACCAGCTCAAAGCACTGACCGGACGCACAACGCTCGGCGTCCTCCCGTGGCAACTCGGCCTCTACCTGGACTCCGAGGACACCCTCGCCCTCGACGCCCCCCGCCCGGACGCCCGCGCCCCGCACGGTAACGAGACGCTGAGAGTCGCGGTCGTCAGATTCCCGCGCATCTCCAACTTCACCGACCTGGACGCCCTGCTCTGCGAACCGGGCGTCGTCGTCCGGTACGCGGCGAGCCCCGGCGACCTGGCCGACGCCGACCTGGTCGTCCTCCCCGGCAGCCGCGCGACCGTCCAGGACCTCGCCTGGCTGCGCGCACGCGGCATGGCGGACGAGATCGAGAAGCGCGCCGCGCGGAACCGTCCCGTCCTCGGCATCTGCGGCGGCTACCAGATGCTCGCACGGACGATCCGCGACGACGTCGAGTCCAAGCAGGGCGAGGTCGGCGGCCTCGGTCTGCTCCCGGCGGACGTCACGTTCCACCGGCACAAGACGCTGGCCCGTCCGACGGGCGAAGCGTACGGCCACGACGTCGAGGCGTACGAGATCCACCACGGCATCGTCGGCCACCAGGGCGAACCGTTCCTGGACGGCTGCCGGAGCGGCGCGGTCTGGGGCACGACCTGGCACGGCGCGCTGGAGAACGACGCCTTCCGCCGTGCCTTCCTCGCAGACGTGGCGAAGACGGCGAACCGGGATTTCGTCCCGGCCCCTGATGTCTCGTTCCGGGAACTGAGGGAGGAGACGCTCGACAAGCTGGGCGACCTCATCGCCGACCACCTCGACACGACGGCGCTGCGACGGCTCATCGAGGACGGCGCGCCGCGAGGACTGCCGATCGTCCCGCCCGGCGGGCCGGTCACGGAACGCGCCTAG
- a CDS encoding DUF1444 family protein translates to MTERTDLVVPLPKARVPAEVQLEFPLPPGEEPVRDDLAGDLYVTYAFELPDESAGRRRYEHVARRHCDEMGIAPKDLWRLATVNLRNRRQELSLDWYPDVRAVTVTLGGAGLEAALLLDDGFLEKLAQDVEGDLVVAVPARDVFVASGTGHPDGVEKLRWAVGQVWSDGRGEDDAAPGRDVPVGTLLVRDLLVRRGTGWELLPG, encoded by the coding sequence GTGACCGAGCGGACCGATCTCGTCGTCCCGTTGCCGAAGGCGCGGGTCCCGGCCGAGGTCCAGTTGGAGTTCCCGCTGCCGCCGGGCGAGGAGCCCGTCCGGGACGACCTCGCGGGCGACCTCTACGTCACCTACGCCTTCGAGCTGCCCGACGAGAGCGCCGGCCGCCGCCGCTACGAGCACGTCGCGCGGCGGCACTGCGACGAGATGGGCATCGCGCCGAAGGACCTGTGGCGCCTCGCGACCGTCAACCTCCGCAACCGGCGCCAGGAGCTGTCGCTCGACTGGTACCCCGACGTGCGGGCTGTCACGGTCACGCTCGGCGGCGCCGGGCTGGAGGCCGCCCTGCTGCTGGACGACGGGTTCCTGGAGAAGCTGGCCCAGGACGTGGAGGGCGACCTGGTCGTGGCGGTGCCCGCGCGGGACGTGTTCGTCGCGTCCGGGACGGGCCACCCCGACGGCGTCGAGAAGCTGCGCTGGGCCGTCGGGCAGGTCTGGTCGGACGGACGCGGCGAGGACGACGCCGCCCCCGGCCGCGACGTCCCGGTCGGGACGCTGCTGGTCCGCGACCTGCTCGTCCGGCGCGGCACCGGCTGGGAACTTCTGCCGGGCTGA
- a CDS encoding class I adenylate-forming enzyme family protein: MQEARMDDNLAASLARRAETRGWRDRPLFRTAGGTLGHGAVHDAAARASGVLHAAGVRSGDRVLIALPDSPAFVAALLGTLRLGAVAVPTGPEQSPDEHAHIVADAEPRTVVCAPDLAGRFAGRHVITGDDLADEPACVPDPEPVGPDAPAYVQYTSGTTGTPKGVVHRHGDAEGYVRALADGALALTSSDVVLSPAKACYPFGLGATVFFPMFRGASAVLWPDVPTVAGLLEQARTHRPSLLFTVPTLYARLVAADGADLREAFGTLRAALSAGEPLLPSLAARVEDALGCPILDGLGSTEAGHTFISNTITRRRRGTLGVPLDPFEIEVRVDGRPARTGETGVLYVRGPSVTREYLGRPERTARVLGADGWLLTGDLVHVDEDGFVHHHGRVRDQVTVLGEPVAPVEVERTLGRHPGVVEVAVVPDADGDLRAFVVLDDATAPTRATEDDLIGFAGDRLPAHKVPRSVVFMAEMPRTSSGKIRRAVLARTGRGA; this comes from the coding sequence ATGCAGGAGGCTCGGATGGACGACAATCTCGCCGCGTCGCTCGCGCGGCGCGCGGAGACCCGGGGCTGGCGGGACCGCCCCCTGTTCCGGACGGCCGGCGGAACGCTCGGCCACGGCGCCGTCCACGACGCGGCGGCCCGCGCGTCCGGGGTGCTGCACGCCGCCGGGGTGCGGTCCGGCGACCGCGTCCTCATCGCGCTGCCCGACTCGCCCGCGTTCGTTGCCGCGCTGCTCGGTACGTTGCGGCTCGGTGCGGTCGCGGTGCCGACGGGGCCGGAGCAGAGCCCGGACGAGCACGCCCACATCGTCGCGGACGCCGAGCCCCGCACGGTCGTCTGCGCGCCCGACCTGGCCGGGCGCTTCGCCGGACGGCACGTGATCACCGGCGACGACCTCGCCGACGAGCCCGCGTGCGTCCCCGATCCCGAGCCGGTCGGGCCGGACGCGCCCGCCTACGTGCAGTACACGTCCGGGACGACCGGCACGCCGAAGGGCGTCGTCCACCGCCACGGCGACGCCGAGGGCTACGTGCGGGCGCTCGCCGACGGCGCGCTCGCGCTGACGTCGAGCGACGTCGTGCTGTCCCCGGCGAAGGCGTGCTACCCGTTCGGGCTCGGCGCGACGGTCTTCTTCCCGATGTTCCGGGGCGCGTCGGCGGTGCTGTGGCCGGACGTCCCGACCGTCGCGGGCCTGCTGGAGCAGGCGCGGACGCACCGGCCGTCGCTGCTGTTCACCGTCCCGACCCTGTACGCGCGGCTCGTCGCGGCCGACGGCGCGGACCTGCGCGAGGCGTTCGGGACGCTGCGCGCCGCGCTGTCGGCGGGGGAGCCGCTGCTGCCGTCGCTGGCCGCCCGGGTCGAGGACGCGCTCGGCTGCCCGATTTTGGACGGCCTCGGCAGCACCGAGGCGGGGCACACGTTCATCTCCAACACGATCACCCGGCGGCGGCGCGGCACGCTCGGCGTCCCGCTGGACCCGTTCGAGATCGAGGTCCGGGTGGACGGCCGTCCCGCGCGGACCGGCGAGACCGGCGTCCTGTACGTGCGGGGGCCGTCGGTGACGCGCGAGTACCTGGGCCGTCCGGAGCGGACCGCGCGGGTGCTCGGCGCGGACGGCTGGCTGCTCACCGGCGATCTCGTCCACGTGGACGAGGACGGCTTCGTCCACCACCACGGCCGCGTCCGCGACCAGGTGACCGTGCTCGGCGAGCCGGTCGCGCCGGTCGAGGTCGAGCGGACGCTCGGGCGGCACCCCGGGGTGGTCGAGGTCGCGGTCGTCCCGGACGCCGACGGGGACCTGCGCGCGTTCGTCGTCCTGGACGACGCGACCGCCCCGACCCGCGCCACCGAGGACGACCTCATCGGCTTCGCGGGGGACCGGCTGCCCGCGCACAAGGTGCCGCGCTCGGTGGTGTTCATGGCGGAGATGCCGCGCACGTCGTCCGGCAAGATCCGCCGCGCGGTGCTCGCGCGGACCGGGCGCGGCGCCTGA
- a CDS encoding MarR family winged helix-turn-helix transcriptional regulator, translating to MSRPDDARARGWRTLAALQARIEDRIERSLQAEHGLSVNEFCVLHHLAGPDGPHTRMQELAARLVLSQSATTRLVTRLEERGLLTRVISAEDRRGIYAQVTDEGRALELRAAPTHNAALEDALAQAADLPELTPLVRALESLADLKV from the coding sequence GTGTCACGTCCGGACGACGCGCGGGCCCGCGGCTGGCGGACGCTCGCCGCGCTCCAGGCCCGCATCGAGGACCGCATCGAACGGTCGCTGCAGGCCGAGCACGGCCTGAGCGTCAACGAGTTCTGCGTGCTCCACCACCTCGCCGGCCCCGACGGGCCGCACACGCGGATGCAGGAACTCGCGGCACGGCTCGTCCTCAGCCAGAGCGCGACGACCCGGCTCGTCACCCGGCTGGAGGAGCGCGGCCTGCTCACCCGCGTCATCTCCGCCGAGGACAGGCGCGGCATCTACGCCCAGGTCACCGACGAGGGACGCGCGCTGGAGCTGCGCGCCGCCCCCACCCACAACGCCGCGCTGGAGGACGCGCTCGCGCAGGCCGCCGACCTGCCCGAGCTGACGCCGCTGGTCCGCGCGCTGGAGTCCCTCGCCGACCTGAAGGTGTGA